A part of Paenibacillus donghaensis genomic DNA contains:
- a CDS encoding bifunctional diguanylate cyclase/phosphodiesterase, with protein MKLRKKIVIFISVVASIALISTYLLLHLFLLNRFDKLDQDAIHSKLKEAVYAYQVELQSMQSKLMNYSVWDDTYQFAAVSPETAAEDPYINNNYIKSTFEINHFDMVALLNNAGEELYGGSYNSQTRTIDPLPEELHTLVGRIHSSLQASPDLKNGKAGIVLLDQGPMLISLAAIVNNDMSQPSRGIAIAGRLLRDDEMKQINQGTSSILRITRISPAQLQAANNREFWLTTGEDNSTAIHKVVNNLFGEPDVVISVKQPRRIYESGLESIFSFLLFFFLLTVLIFIVCLIFVNRAILQRVVSLVDNIRTIASSQHLSIRINSSGKDEFSEVEHEFNRMMSSLEHSQEELQLQSMLDPLTKLPNRSLFFTRLNEAIEAAQASGRKIALVFIDLDHFKTVNDTFGHEYGDTLLKEISDRMLSVVGNQDVVSRLGSDEFTILLADLPDAHSIELQLARVQEALLAPHLIHGHVLHNTASIGVSVFPDNGMDADILVKQADLAMLYVKESGRNHMYQYSEALEESVRRNKILALELLSAADNHELEVYYQPILSSDTMKVSKVEALLRWTSSTYGAVPPSEFIPLAESSGSIVAIGSHVLRQVCADMVSFRSEGFMLSAAVNISAVQLMQPGLLEILLELLEEFALPASSLELEITESVLVSGDNISQSLQQLREHGFRISLDDFGTGFSSLSYLRRFPVDVIKIDRSFVSEITLEQPDDVLVKAIIELSHNLGLRVVSEGIELKEQFDLLRRLGSDELQGYYISRPIRAAEIPAFLAQTTPNYDK; from the coding sequence ATGAAGCTGCGCAAAAAAATTGTCATATTCATAAGTGTTGTAGCCAGCATTGCTCTGATTTCCACCTACCTGCTGCTGCATTTGTTTCTGCTCAACCGCTTCGACAAGCTGGATCAGGATGCAATCCACTCCAAGCTGAAAGAAGCTGTCTATGCCTACCAGGTAGAACTGCAGAGCATGCAGTCCAAGCTGATGAATTATTCGGTTTGGGATGATACGTACCAGTTTGCCGCCGTCTCACCGGAGACAGCTGCGGAGGATCCTTACATTAATAACAACTACATTAAATCAACCTTCGAAATCAATCACTTTGATATGGTAGCCTTGCTGAATAATGCGGGTGAAGAACTGTATGGCGGCAGCTACAATTCCCAGACACGGACCATTGATCCACTGCCTGAAGAGCTGCATACGCTGGTTGGGCGGATACACAGCAGCTTACAGGCTTCACCGGATCTGAAGAACGGCAAGGCTGGCATCGTGCTGCTGGATCAAGGACCCATGCTGATTTCCCTCGCTGCTATCGTCAATAATGATATGAGCCAGCCTTCGAGAGGAATAGCCATTGCGGGCAGACTGCTGCGGGACGATGAGATGAAGCAGATTAACCAAGGGACTTCCTCCATCCTCCGGATCACCCGCATCTCCCCGGCACAGCTTCAGGCGGCAAATAACCGGGAATTCTGGCTGACCACCGGTGAAGACAACTCTACGGCGATCCATAAGGTTGTCAATAATTTGTTCGGCGAACCGGACGTAGTAATCAGCGTGAAGCAGCCGCGCCGGATTTATGAAAGCGGCCTGGAATCCATTTTCAGCTTCTTGCTTTTTTTCTTTCTGCTCACCGTGCTGATCTTTATCGTCTGCCTGATCTTTGTGAACCGTGCCATTCTGCAGCGAGTGGTCTCGCTGGTAGACAATATCCGTACCATTGCCAGTAGCCAGCATCTCTCGATCCGTATCAACAGCTCCGGCAAAGACGAGTTCAGTGAGGTGGAGCATGAATTCAACCGCATGATGTCCTCGCTGGAGCACAGCCAGGAGGAGCTGCAACTGCAGTCGATGCTTGATCCGTTAACCAAGCTGCCCAACCGCTCCTTGTTCTTCACCAGGCTGAATGAAGCTATTGAAGCTGCCCAAGCCAGCGGAAGGAAGATTGCACTTGTATTTATCGATCTGGATCACTTCAAGACAGTCAATGATACGTTCGGACATGAGTACGGAGATACACTGCTGAAAGAAATTTCTGATCGGATGTTATCCGTTGTCGGCAACCAGGATGTGGTTTCCAGGTTGGGCAGTGATGAGTTCACCATCCTGCTGGCCGACCTGCCCGATGCGCACAGCATCGAGCTTCAGCTGGCCCGGGTACAGGAGGCGCTGCTGGCTCCGCATCTGATTCATGGACATGTGCTGCATAATACGGCTAGCATCGGCGTCAGTGTGTTTCCTGACAACGGCATGGACGCGGACATTCTGGTCAAACAGGCTGATTTAGCCATGCTCTATGTGAAGGAATCCGGCCGCAACCATATGTACCAATATTCCGAGGCGTTGGAGGAGAGTGTCCGCCGCAACAAGATTCTTGCCCTGGAGCTGCTGTCTGCGGCAGACAATCATGAGCTCGAGGTCTACTATCAGCCTATTCTATCTTCCGACACAATGAAGGTATCCAAAGTAGAGGCCTTGCTGCGCTGGACCAGCTCCACCTACGGCGCTGTGCCGCCCTCGGAGTTCATCCCGCTGGCGGAGAGCAGCGGGTCCATTGTCGCTATCGGCAGCCACGTGCTGCGCCAGGTATGCGCCGATATGGTCAGCTTCCGCAGCGAAGGCTTTATGCTCAGCGCCGCGGTTAATATCTCGGCAGTACAGCTGATGCAGCCCGGTCTGCTGGAGATTCTGCTGGAGCTGCTGGAGGAATTCGCTCTGCCTGCTTCCAGTCTGGAGCTGGAAATTACCGAAAGCGTGCTGGTCTCGGGCGACAACATTTCCCAGTCCCTGCAGCAGCTGAGAGAACACGGCTTCCGGATCTCGCTGGATGATTTCGGCACCGGCTTCTCTTCGTTAAGTTATCTGCGGCGTTTTCCTGTCGATGTGATCAAGATTGACCGCTCCTTCGTTTCCGAGATTACACTAGAGCAGCCCGATGACGTACTGGTCAAGGCCATCATTGAGCTAAGCCATAATCTGGGCCTGCGAGTGGTGTCTGAAGGCATTGAGCTGAAGGAGCAGTTCGACCTGCTGCGCCGTCTGGGCAGTGATGAACTGCAGGGCTATTACATCAGCAGACCGATCCGGGCGGCTGAGATCCCGGCTTTTCTGGCCCAGACTACTCCTAATTACGACAAATAA
- a CDS encoding dicarboxylate/amino acid:cation symporter, whose protein sequence is MNNIDNNLLTAIQTNGYGFIASIIVFGILYYLARKRVGFGTRVMIALGIGLLAGILFQNLEWETKAISTFGSIYVSLIRMLVVPLVFVLVLNSISSLTNLEYLRKIGIKTFAWFLGTTGVASIIGLTIALLFNPGQGIQQTVPEDFAAREIPTFSEVILELVPSNPVNEAATGKVVPLLIFAIFLAVAIIKVGSKKPEAVKPVRDLIESLATVLHQVIKFVMRLTPYGVFALIAGITARYGWETLQELGSVIITSYVALILHFVLVFGGLVLLVAKVNPFRFFRKIYPMITVAFTTRSSYATLPVNLEVITKRLHVSPRIASFVAPLGASVNFNGCGGVWPAIVAVFTAQVFGIDLGWTDYVTLVLVSIISSIGVAGVPGPAVISTTVVLTALGLPLEGIAIVAGVEALIDMGRTAVNATGTTVTALLVANSEGEFDRKAFNNDKDGEDDLLVNPA, encoded by the coding sequence ATGAACAATATTGACAACAATCTGCTTACCGCGATCCAGACAAACGGGTACGGCTTCATCGCCTCCATTATTGTATTCGGCATCCTGTACTATTTGGCACGCAAACGGGTAGGCTTCGGAACAAGAGTGATGATCGCCCTTGGAATCGGGCTGCTTGCAGGCATCCTGTTTCAGAATCTGGAATGGGAGACCAAGGCAATCAGCACCTTCGGCAGCATCTATGTCAGCCTGATCCGCATGCTCGTCGTACCGCTGGTATTCGTACTGGTGCTGAACAGCATCTCTTCCTTAACCAATCTCGAATATTTGCGCAAAATCGGGATCAAAACCTTCGCCTGGTTCCTCGGAACCACCGGAGTTGCTTCCATTATCGGCCTCACCATCGCCTTGCTGTTTAACCCGGGCCAGGGCATTCAGCAGACTGTGCCTGAAGACTTCGCCGCCCGTGAGATCCCGACCTTCTCGGAGGTTATCCTTGAGCTCGTGCCTTCCAATCCCGTTAACGAAGCGGCAACCGGCAAGGTAGTTCCGCTGCTGATTTTTGCCATCTTCCTGGCGGTAGCGATCATCAAGGTCGGTTCCAAGAAGCCGGAGGCCGTGAAGCCTGTGCGTGATCTGATTGAGTCGCTGGCCACCGTGCTGCATCAGGTGATTAAATTCGTTATGCGTCTGACCCCTTATGGTGTATTTGCCCTGATTGCCGGAATTACCGCACGGTATGGGTGGGAAACGCTGCAGGAGCTGGGGAGCGTCATAATCACTTCTTATGTAGCGCTGATTCTGCATTTTGTACTGGTCTTCGGCGGCCTGGTGCTGCTGGTAGCCAAGGTTAATCCCTTCCGCTTTTTCCGCAAAATCTATCCTATGATCACCGTCGCCTTCACCACCAGAAGCAGCTATGCCACGCTTCCGGTCAATCTGGAGGTCATTACGAAACGACTGCATGTCTCTCCGCGTATCGCCAGCTTCGTGGCTCCGCTGGGCGCATCCGTTAACTTCAATGGCTGCGGCGGGGTTTGGCCGGCAATCGTGGCTGTCTTTACAGCCCAGGTCTTCGGCATTGATCTGGGATGGACCGATTATGTAACACTGGTGCTGGTCAGCATTATTTCTTCCATTGGTGTAGCCGGTGTACCGGGTCCGGCAGTAATCTCCACAACTGTAGTCCTGACTGCTCTGGGTCTGCCGCTGGAAGGCATCGCTATCGTTGCCGGTGTGGAAGCGCTGATCGATATGGGCCGTACCGCAGTAAATGCGACCGGAACCACGGTCACCGCATTGCTTGTGGCGAATTCCGAAGGTGAATTTGACCGTAAGGCCTTCAACAATGATAAAGACGGAGAAGACGATCTGCTCGTTAATCCCGCCTAA
- a CDS encoding acetate uptake transporter, with the protein MSAQSPSTQSIKVVTADPSAIGLFGLAIVTLIASSQKLEITTGLSYAIPWAIFLGAFAQLFAAIQDAKHNNTFGMTAFAAYAFFWFGMGASWLIKLGVFGTVLAAGVDPKQLGFVFLGYLIFTLFMTIGAVEANRVLLIIFILIDFLFLGLTFDAFGIAPEFFHKLAACSELAIGIVSLYGCGASVLNAHFGRTFLPVGAPLGIFKK; encoded by the coding sequence ATGTCAGCGCAATCCCCTTCCACACAGTCCATCAAAGTCGTCACTGCCGATCCAAGCGCCATCGGCCTATTCGGACTGGCTATCGTCACCTTGATCGCATCTTCACAGAAGCTTGAGATCACCACCGGGCTTAGCTACGCGATTCCTTGGGCCATCTTCCTTGGCGCCTTCGCCCAGCTGTTCGCCGCCATTCAGGATGCCAAGCACAACAACACCTTCGGAATGACCGCTTTTGCCGCTTATGCCTTCTTCTGGTTCGGCATGGGTGCCAGCTGGCTGATCAAACTGGGCGTATTCGGTACCGTGCTGGCCGCCGGTGTAGATCCCAAACAACTTGGTTTTGTATTTCTGGGTTACCTGATCTTCACCTTGTTTATGACGATCGGTGCCGTAGAAGCCAACCGCGTTCTGCTGATTATCTTTATATTAATTGACTTCCTTTTCCTGGGTCTTACCTTTGATGCCTTCGGCATTGCTCCTGAATTCTTCCATAAGCTTGCTGCCTGCTCGGAGCTTGCGATTGGTATCGTCTCCCTGTATGGCTGCGGTGCTTCGGTACTGAATGCTCATTTTGGCCGTACATTCCTGCCTGTCGGCGCACCGCTCGGCATCTTCAAGAAATAG
- a CDS encoding DUF1906 domain-containing protein encodes MAAGVSTGIRVNTTTKASCMVSSGLTFVGRYYKPSVAGSYEDRLQKPEAQTISNAGMSIFSIYQYDARSTASFTSAQAHTDGATAVNQAVAAGQPTGTAIYFAVDYDATASDLSNIIVPYFKIVKTYLDSYGYQLGVYGGYRTTITVGAAIPSIYRFQTDSWSNGQADPSRRLYQYTHNTAICSSTMDKVESIGSFGGWKL; translated from the coding sequence ATGGCAGCAGGTGTATCCACCGGAATTAGAGTTAATACAACCACGAAAGCATCTTGCATGGTTTCTAGCGGTTTAACCTTTGTGGGGCGTTATTACAAACCGTCAGTTGCTGGCTCGTATGAAGATCGGCTCCAAAAACCAGAAGCTCAAACCATTTCTAACGCGGGCATGTCCATCTTTTCAATTTATCAATATGATGCAAGAAGTACAGCATCCTTTACAAGTGCACAAGCACATACAGATGGGGCAACTGCTGTGAATCAAGCTGTAGCCGCTGGACAACCAACGGGAACGGCTATCTATTTTGCGGTTGACTATGATGCTACTGCTAGTGACTTGAGTAACATCATTGTTCCTTACTTTAAGATCGTGAAAACCTACTTGGATAGCTATGGTTATCAGTTGGGCGTTTATGGAGGATATAGAACGACGATTACAGTTGGAGCTGCTATTCCAAGTATCTATCGTTTCCAAACAGACTCTTGGAGTAATGGACAGGCCGATCCTAGCCGTCGATTATACCAATATACACATAACACTGCTATCTGTTCTTCTACAATGGATAAAGTAGAAAGCATTGGGTCATTCGGAGGCTGGAAACTTTAA
- a CDS encoding Gfo/Idh/MocA family protein, with translation MTQKLRWGIMGSAQIATGSVMPAIAESTSGIIQAIASRDLDKSAAVAAAFGVQQAYGSYEELLADPQVEAVYIPLPNHLHLEWVLRAAEAGKHVLCEKPIALNSREALQMVEACSRAGVHLAEAYMYRHHPRMGQVQAVIASGEIGELRSIRGTFTYNDAEDTSNIRFKSAWGGGSLYDVGCYPLSAARLLCAAEPEAVTVQALFSPEHDHVDMMASGLVEFPGGVSLIFDCGMWAFNRQLLEILGTQGRIELPMPFNAREEDAEFFVYSDSGMRRVDAIGANPYTRQADDFAAAVFGQKPLVEPSDIIRNMTLIETCLASAKQRQRIVMG, from the coding sequence ATGACACAGAAACTTCGCTGGGGGATCATGGGCTCTGCGCAGATTGCAACAGGCTCGGTTATGCCGGCTATTGCAGAGTCGACGAGCGGTATCATCCAGGCTATTGCCAGCCGTGATCTCGATAAAAGTGCGGCTGTAGCCGCAGCATTCGGAGTGCAGCAGGCCTATGGCAGCTATGAGGAGTTGCTGGCCGACCCGCAGGTTGAGGCGGTGTATATCCCGCTGCCTAATCACCTACATCTGGAGTGGGTGCTCCGCGCCGCCGAGGCAGGCAAGCATGTGCTGTGCGAGAAGCCGATTGCGCTGAACAGCCGGGAGGCCCTTCAGATGGTGGAAGCCTGCAGCCGTGCGGGCGTACATCTGGCTGAGGCCTACATGTACCGCCACCATCCGCGGATGGGCCAGGTGCAGGCAGTGATCGCTTCCGGCGAGATCGGGGAGCTTCGCTCGATCCGGGGCACATTTACTTATAATGATGCGGAAGACACTTCGAATATCCGCTTTAAGTCCGCATGGGGCGGAGGCTCCCTCTATGACGTGGGCTGTTACCCGCTAAGCGCGGCACGGCTGCTGTGCGCCGCTGAGCCGGAGGCGGTAACGGTACAGGCCCTATTCTCCCCCGAACATGACCATGTGGACATGATGGCCTCCGGGCTGGTGGAATTCCCCGGCGGCGTGAGCCTGATCTTTGACTGCGGCATGTGGGCGTTCAACCGCCAGTTGCTGGAGATTCTGGGCACGCAAGGCCGGATTGAGCTGCCGATGCCGTTTAATGCCCGGGAAGAAGACGCTGAGTTCTTCGTATACAGTGACAGCGGCATGCGGCGTGTGGATGCCATCGGGGCCAATCCGTATACCCGGCAGGCTGATGACTTCGCGGCGGCGGTGTTTGGCCAGAAACCGCTGGTTGAGCCGTCTGATATCATCCGCAATATGACGCTGATCGAGACCTGTCTGGCTTCCGCGAAGCAGCGGCAGAGAATCGTTATGGGATAA
- a CDS encoding 1,4-dihydroxy-2-naphthoate polyprenyltransferase, giving the protein MNVKSFLQFVELPTKAASMIPFLMGTLYALYRYDDFYVLRFVLMFVSLLSFDMATTAINNYYDFKKASKTEGYGYETHNAIVRYKLKESTAVFTIILLLALAAGGGIALVTQTGLLVFLLGGLSFLIGILYSFGPIPISRMPLGELFSGLFMGFVIIFISAYIHTDSSVVGLVIENGWVSLHISILEVLYLFWFSVPAILGIAAIMLANNICDIDDDIENRRYTLPVYIGRANALTLYKLLYYVSYLDLVVLLMLGVHPVLVLLILLTLIPLRRNIARFTKKQEKATTFILAVQNFIVMNTARIVIMGAAVLLSVLI; this is encoded by the coding sequence GTGAACGTAAAAAGCTTTCTGCAATTTGTTGAGCTGCCCACTAAGGCAGCCAGCATGATTCCTTTTCTGATGGGGACGCTATACGCCCTGTATCGGTATGACGATTTCTATGTGCTGCGGTTCGTGCTGATGTTCGTGTCGCTGCTTAGCTTCGATATGGCGACAACGGCAATCAACAATTATTATGATTTCAAAAAAGCATCCAAGACCGAGGGCTACGGCTATGAAACCCATAACGCCATCGTCCGCTACAAACTGAAGGAGAGCACGGCGGTATTCACCATAATTCTTCTGCTGGCCTTGGCGGCAGGCGGCGGGATCGCGCTCGTTACCCAGACTGGACTGCTCGTCTTTCTGCTGGGCGGCTTGTCGTTTCTGATCGGTATTCTGTATTCGTTTGGTCCAATCCCGATTTCGCGGATGCCGCTTGGCGAGCTGTTCTCGGGGCTGTTTATGGGCTTTGTAATTATTTTTATCTCGGCTTACATTCATACAGATTCCAGTGTGGTAGGGCTTGTCATTGAAAATGGCTGGGTCAGCCTGCATATCAGCATCCTGGAAGTGTTATACCTCTTCTGGTTCTCTGTGCCAGCCATTCTTGGGATTGCGGCGATTATGCTGGCGAACAATATCTGCGATATCGATGATGATATCGAGAACCGCAGGTATACTCTGCCGGTCTACATAGGACGTGCCAATGCCCTGACACTGTACAAGCTGCTCTATTACGTCTCCTATCTGGATCTTGTCGTCCTGCTGATGCTGGGCGTTCATCCGGTGCTGGTGCTGCTGATTCTGCTGACACTGATTCCGCTGAGGAGAAACATAGCACGCTTTACGAAGAAGCAGGAGAAGGCCACCACCTTCATTCTGGCGGTGCAGAACTTTATTGTCATGAACACGGCCCGGATTGTCATTATGGGTGCAGCTGTGCTCTTGAGTGTGCTAATCTGA
- a CDS encoding ABC transporter ATP-binding protein codes for MAILETRQLKKVYGSAAASQTKALDGVDLSVESGEFVAIVGTSGSGKSTLLNLIGGLDSPTEGTVVLNGCELSQLNDDQLTLFRRSNIGFIFQNYNLIPNLNVYENIILPVELDNKKVDQAYLHSILVMLDLDDKQTKYPNQLSGGQQQRIAIARALITKPAVILADEPTGNLDSKTSKAVMELLRMSNTRFNQTLIMITHNSDIAGMADRIVHIEDGRNKVS; via the coding sequence GTGGCCATCTTGGAAACGAGGCAGTTGAAGAAAGTGTATGGATCAGCGGCAGCCAGCCAGACCAAAGCGCTGGACGGAGTCGATCTATCTGTGGAGAGCGGGGAATTTGTGGCGATCGTTGGGACCTCGGGAAGCGGGAAGTCTACGCTCCTGAACCTGATCGGCGGTCTGGACTCTCCGACGGAAGGGACGGTGGTCCTGAATGGATGTGAGCTCTCTCAGCTTAATGATGATCAGCTCACCTTATTTAGAAGAAGCAACATCGGCTTTATTTTTCAGAATTATAATTTGATTCCCAATCTGAATGTCTATGAGAACATTATTCTTCCCGTGGAGCTGGACAATAAGAAAGTGGACCAAGCGTATCTCCACAGCATTCTGGTGATGCTCGATCTGGACGACAAGCAAACCAAATATCCGAATCAATTATCGGGCGGACAGCAGCAGCGGATAGCGATTGCAAGAGCGTTGATTACCAAACCGGCTGTGATTCTGGCGGATGAACCGACCGGGAATCTGGACAGCAAGACAAGTAAGGCAGTGATGGAGCTGTTGCGGATGAGCAATACAAGATTTAATCAAACCCTGATTATGATTACGCACAATTCGGATATTGCCGGCATGGCTGACCGGATTGTACATATCGAAGACGGAAGAAACAAGGTGAGCTAA
- a CDS encoding ABC transporter permease, which translates to MSKSNTTVLSRIAKANLKAEKEKNYFVGIVIAAAAFLLTVVLIFGYNSSASLRNQSDFQSIFSEVNADQVRQLSQMGEISKLGLYKEAGQARNDGRSLSMLYTDQTMMALSNASISQGAFPAAANEIAIEQQYIADEAHSPKLGERITLEFRNAASKEIQTADFVISGFLRTTATGEDQRVGYSALVSKAFIEADRHLSQVNYSAALNINDAGSYSNAELRSLIEGLGQQIKLSEQQVQINNVNVDTNNLTGSTMLTLASIMLVIVWACWLVIYNIFYISISKRIRHYGQLRAIGATRKQIKKLVLCEGKTLSLRYIPPGVVLGGWVSWLMSPGSWNLVPDLFLALTAGLFAYLTVRISINTPAKFAARIAPVEAIRHNGTDSWSGKERKSSKRLTSFTLAALNLLRSKKKTILTLSSLIFSGILFITFATLLNSADPVAKAKLNFPNNGQYDIQINNELYSETVALSDLQAENQLSGSLKEKILSIDGVERVIDHRYVEAALEGTNPEEGNIIVGVENMVQNNQLLGEQPSDRVMPEAGSSDPSHILMNSLSSVLEGHGLHYAVGDHVSLSIGNDQHKLTQEFEIVGDIRDKNSGALFYLPSGVMESLVPFNSNLSYEVVVSPSEELLVKQELVKLISSEGTLKLVSFSELVETNRIAFHTIRVTIYSFMIFIALFAVINLMNTIITTISSRRAEIGIMQAIGMTRLQVGAMLGYETGFLIVGSFAVALVAGNGLGYWISRVIGNVGGLSYIRYQFPASVILTYVSVILLMQYGIIQFVRMSIARQTVVERLQSHLP; encoded by the coding sequence ATGTCCAAATCGAATACGACAGTCCTGTCCAGAATCGCAAAAGCCAATTTAAAAGCAGAAAAAGAAAAAAATTACTTTGTGGGCATTGTGATTGCTGCAGCAGCGTTCCTGTTAACGGTTGTGCTAATCTTTGGTTATAATTCATCCGCCAGTCTGAGGAATCAATCGGATTTCCAGTCCATCTTCAGTGAGGTCAATGCGGATCAAGTCCGGCAGCTAAGCCAAATGGGAGAGATCAGCAAGCTTGGACTCTATAAAGAAGCAGGCCAAGCCCGAAACGATGGCCGATCCTTGTCGATGCTGTACACAGATCAGACCATGATGGCCTTATCCAATGCCAGCATCAGTCAAGGAGCGTTCCCGGCTGCAGCCAATGAGATTGCGATTGAGCAACAATACATAGCTGATGAAGCCCATTCCCCCAAGCTTGGCGAGCGGATCACGCTGGAATTCAGAAATGCCGCCAGTAAAGAAATCCAAACCGCCGATTTTGTGATTTCAGGTTTTCTACGGACAACAGCAACCGGAGAGGATCAGCGAGTGGGATATAGCGCCTTGGTATCCAAGGCTTTTATTGAAGCAGACCGCCATCTTTCACAGGTGAATTATTCCGCTGCCCTTAATATTAACGATGCCGGCAGTTACTCCAATGCAGAGCTGAGGTCGCTGATCGAAGGCTTGGGACAACAGATTAAGTTATCCGAACAGCAGGTCCAGATTAATAATGTCAATGTGGATACCAACAATCTAACAGGCAGCACTATGCTAACCCTGGCCTCAATTATGCTGGTTATTGTCTGGGCTTGCTGGCTGGTCATCTATAATATCTTCTATATCTCCATTTCGAAACGAATCCGACACTATGGGCAGTTACGGGCAATAGGAGCGACCCGGAAGCAAATCAAGAAACTGGTGTTATGTGAAGGAAAAACGCTCTCATTGCGCTACATCCCTCCAGGAGTGGTGCTCGGCGGTTGGGTCAGTTGGCTGATGAGTCCAGGCAGCTGGAACCTGGTTCCCGACCTGTTTCTGGCCCTGACAGCAGGATTATTTGCTTATTTGACCGTCCGAATCTCCATCAATACCCCCGCCAAATTCGCAGCAAGAATAGCTCCTGTAGAAGCCATTAGACATAATGGAACGGATAGTTGGAGTGGAAAAGAGCGGAAAAGCTCCAAGCGCTTAACCTCCTTCACGCTGGCAGCCTTGAATCTGCTGCGAAGCAAGAAAAAAACGATCCTGACGCTCAGTTCATTAATCTTTAGCGGCATACTGTTTATCACCTTCGCCACCCTGCTGAATTCCGCCGATCCGGTGGCCAAAGCGAAACTTAATTTTCCGAACAATGGGCAATATGATATCCAGATTAACAATGAGCTGTATTCTGAAACGGTTGCTCTAAGCGACCTGCAAGCGGAGAATCAATTATCCGGTTCGCTGAAAGAAAAGATCCTGTCTATTGATGGAGTAGAACGTGTGATTGATCACCGTTATGTTGAGGCCGCTCTGGAGGGTACAAATCCGGAGGAGGGCAACATCATAGTAGGAGTAGAGAATATGGTACAGAATAACCAGTTGCTGGGAGAACAGCCATCTGATCGCGTAATGCCTGAAGCCGGCTCCTCGGATCCATCCCATATTCTGATGAACAGCCTCAGCAGTGTATTAGAGGGACATGGGCTCCATTACGCGGTAGGAGATCATGTTTCGCTCTCGATCGGCAATGATCAGCACAAGCTCACACAGGAATTCGAAATCGTTGGAGATATCCGCGATAAGAATTCAGGTGCGCTGTTCTATTTGCCTTCGGGTGTCATGGAATCGCTGGTGCCGTTTAACTCTAATCTAAGTTATGAAGTGGTGGTGAGTCCCTCGGAAGAGCTGCTGGTTAAGCAGGAGCTGGTGAAGCTCATTTCCAGTGAAGGCACCCTGAAGCTGGTCTCCTTCTCCGAACTGGTGGAAACGAACAGAATAGCCTTTCATACCATTCGGGTAACGATCTACAGTTTTATGATTTTTATAGCATTATTCGCTGTAATTAATCTGATGAATACGATAATTACCACCATTTCATCCAGAAGAGCAGAGATTGGCATCATGCAGGCTATCGGGATGACCCGTCTGCAGGTAGGGGCAATGCTCGGCTATGAAACAGGATTCTTGATTGTGGGCAGCTTCGCGGTTGCGCTTGTTGCCGGCAATGGATTAGGGTATTGGATTAGTAGGGTTATAGGCAATGTCGGCGGGCTCTCCTATATCCGCTATCAATTTCCAGCCAGTGTGATTCTTACGTATGTATCCGTGATTCTGCTTATGCAATACGGGATTATTCAATTCGTCCGAATGTCTATAGCCAGACAGACGGTGGTGGAACGGCTGCAGTCTCATCTGCCGTAA